The proteins below come from a single Flavobacterium lindanitolerans genomic window:
- a CDS encoding DUF2339 domain-containing protein, with the protein MSDNQDRINLLHQKLDFLIKRQDSFQKEISDLKKEIELLQPETFSAPKVERVSYTEEKPIPEKPKVQQDIRVAPKPIAARPEPKIKKPSNWEKFIGENLINKIGVLVLIIGVGIGAKYAIDNELISPLTRIILGYLMGLGLLGFALKLKKKFENFSAVLLSGSMAIMYFITFLAYSLYGLMPQSLAFIVMVIFTIFTVFAALKYDQQVIAIIGLVGAYSVPFLLSDGSGKVLVLFSYMTLINIGILIIAFKKYWRLLNLTSFFATWLIFASWYFSSFYVSLHFNIGMTFLFIFFAIFYTAFLSYKLIKKEIYEAKDIFSVLSNSFIFYGIGIAILNEHPVATNYLGVFTLLNAIIHFGVSTLIYKKKLGDKSLFYLILGLVLTFITIAVPIQLNGQWVTLAWAFQATLLFWLGRSKKVPLYEKLSYVVMVLAFFSLIEDWWNYRNATPVFNADFLNSLLFVVAFGFIFYFQRKFREEENTKLKFDVLLMNYFVPGVFLFVLYKAIQMEISNYWELQYLTSKADTSGNGYAERYTLYNEKFMDYKTVWVLNFTLLYLSAIFFAIEKKIKNTALEITALVISGLTLFLFISTGLFAQASLIHSYMNPADYASTGFFGVIAHYISLLVLAIFVYRIYIYFINRQEKNRMLFDIFFSILVIWILSAEMLIWLNAFNIYENNKLGLSILWGSYSLILISYGIWKSKKHLRILAIVLFGITLLKLFFYDIVHLNTIRKTIVFVSLGILLLIISFLYNKYKHLILDDDKK; encoded by the coding sequence ATGAGCGACAATCAAGACAGAATCAACCTGCTTCATCAGAAACTGGATTTTCTAATCAAAAGACAGGACAGCTTTCAAAAGGAAATTTCAGATCTGAAAAAAGAAATAGAATTACTACAGCCGGAAACTTTTTCTGCTCCTAAAGTCGAAAGAGTTTCCTATACAGAGGAAAAACCAATTCCTGAAAAGCCAAAAGTACAGCAGGATATCCGTGTTGCTCCAAAACCTATTGCCGCAAGACCGGAGCCAAAAATCAAAAAACCATCCAACTGGGAAAAATTTATTGGCGAGAATCTGATTAATAAAATCGGGGTTCTTGTGCTAATAATTGGAGTTGGAATTGGTGCCAAATATGCCATCGACAACGAATTGATAAGTCCACTGACCCGAATCATTTTGGGTTACCTCATGGGACTTGGATTATTGGGCTTTGCCCTGAAATTAAAAAAGAAATTTGAAAACTTTAGCGCTGTCTTGCTAAGCGGCTCTATGGCAATCATGTATTTTATTACGTTTCTTGCTTATAGTTTATATGGCTTAATGCCCCAATCGCTGGCTTTCATAGTCATGGTAATCTTTACCATTTTCACTGTCTTTGCGGCCCTGAAATACGACCAGCAGGTCATTGCAATTATTGGACTAGTGGGTGCCTATTCCGTACCATTTTTATTAAGTGACGGTTCCGGAAAGGTATTGGTTCTGTTTTCGTACATGACGCTAATCAACATCGGAATACTGATTATAGCTTTCAAAAAATATTGGCGATTGCTTAACCTGACTTCCTTTTTTGCCACCTGGCTGATTTTTGCAAGCTGGTATTTTTCGAGCTTCTATGTCAGTTTGCACTTCAATATCGGGATGACTTTCCTGTTCATTTTCTTTGCTATTTTCTATACCGCATTTTTATCTTACAAACTGATAAAAAAAGAAATCTACGAAGCAAAAGACATCTTTTCTGTTCTTTCAAACTCTTTTATATTCTACGGTATCGGTATTGCAATCTTAAATGAACATCCGGTTGCCACAAATTATTTGGGAGTATTTACACTTCTGAATGCCATCATCCATTTTGGCGTGAGTACGCTTATCTATAAGAAAAAATTAGGCGACAAAAGCCTCTTTTATTTGATATTGGGTCTGGTCTTGACATTCATTACCATTGCAGTTCCAATCCAGTTAAACGGACAGTGGGTCACCCTGGCCTGGGCATTTCAGGCAACCTTACTCTTCTGGCTCGGGAGAAGTAAAAAAGTACCACTTTACGAAAAACTCTCTTATGTGGTAATGGTTCTGGCTTTTTTCAGCCTCATAGAAGATTGGTGGAATTACAGGAATGCAACGCCTGTGTTCAATGCGGACTTCCTGAACTCCCTTTTATTTGTTGTAGCATTTGGATTTATCTTCTACTTCCAAAGAAAATTCAGAGAAGAAGAAAATACCAAACTAAAGTTTGATGTATTGCTCATGAATTATTTTGTGCCTGGAGTCTTCCTGTTTGTGCTGTATAAGGCAATTCAAATGGAAATCAGCAACTACTGGGAGTTGCAATACCTGACTTCAAAAGCAGACACAAGTGGAAATGGCTATGCGGAGAGATATACGCTCTATAATGAGAAATTCATGGATTATAAAACTGTCTGGGTCTTAAATTTCACGCTTTTATACCTTTCAGCTATTTTCTTTGCAATTGAAAAGAAAATCAAAAATACAGCTTTAGAAATCACAGCATTGGTGATTTCGGGCCTTACATTATTCCTTTTTATTTCCACAGGACTATTCGCTCAGGCGAGTCTGATACATAGTTATATGAATCCGGCAGACTACGCCTCCACAGGATTTTTTGGCGTAATCGCCCATTATATTTCGTTATTGGTTCTGGCAATTTTTGTCTACCGAATCTACATCTATTTTATAAACAGGCAGGAAAAAAACAGGATGCTTTTCGACATCTTCTTTTCTATTTTAGTAATCTGGATTTTAAGTGCCGAAATGCTAATCTGGCTAAATGCTTTCAATATATACGAAAACAACAAACTTGGATTGAGCATTTTGTGGGGAAGCTATTCACTGATTCTTATCAGCTACGGAATCTGGAAAAGTAAAAAGCACCTTCGGATTCTGGCCATCGTCCTTTTTGGAATTACATTATTAAAATTGTTCTTCTATGACATCGTACATCTAAATACTATCCGAAAAACAATTGTTTTTGTATCGCTTGGTATTCTGCTTCTGATTATTTCGTTTTTATATAACAAATACAAACATCTGATTCTCGATGATGACAAAAAATAA
- a CDS encoding DUF3999 family protein → MMTKNKIGLVLMLFLCLKSFSQTEDFQYRRTLENVSETWHKIILPEDSFDKFNPDFSDVRIFGNNKTETPYILKTASDRISETAIQFKTINVSNKNADYFYTFELLQAKEINQIKLGFEQENFDWKLDLEASNNQTEWFLIQKDYRILSIKNSQTDYKFTQVDFPNSKYKFYRIKIKASEQPKLTEAKIWEQQKEEGSFKTATIKTLKKTIDVKKKTSVIEVELAHKVPVSSIKINIGTTFDYYRPVTIEILRDSVKIEDKWHYNYGILTQGTLSSLEKKGFSTDNTLAKKLRITIENNNNQPLDIQGVEVKNAIYFLIARFTEKGNYSLFYGNKKAEKPQYDIENFEENIPKNPSVITVSKEERNPEFKTETKSPLFENKIWLWVLMGIIIVALAFYSLKMLRE, encoded by the coding sequence ATGATGACAAAAAATAAAATAGGATTGGTCCTGATGCTTTTTTTATGCCTGAAATCTTTCTCGCAAACAGAAGATTTTCAGTACAGGAGAACACTTGAAAATGTTTCGGAAACCTGGCATAAAATCATACTGCCGGAAGATTCTTTTGATAAATTCAATCCTGATTTTTCTGACGTGAGAATCTTCGGAAATAATAAAACGGAAACACCTTATATTTTAAAAACAGCATCAGACAGAATTTCTGAAACTGCAATTCAATTTAAAACAATCAATGTTTCCAATAAAAACGCTGACTATTTCTATACATTTGAACTATTACAGGCCAAAGAAATCAACCAGATTAAACTGGGTTTTGAACAGGAAAATTTTGACTGGAAATTAGATTTGGAAGCAAGCAACAACCAAACGGAATGGTTTTTAATCCAAAAAGATTACCGTATTCTATCCATAAAAAACAGCCAGACCGATTATAAATTCACCCAAGTTGATTTTCCGAATTCAAAATATAAATTCTACCGAATAAAAATAAAAGCTTCGGAACAGCCAAAACTAACCGAAGCAAAAATCTGGGAACAACAAAAAGAAGAAGGCAGCTTTAAAACTGCTACTATCAAAACCCTGAAAAAAACCATAGATGTAAAGAAAAAAACGTCTGTAATTGAAGTAGAATTAGCCCATAAAGTTCCTGTTTCGTCAATAAAAATCAACATAGGAACCACTTTTGACTATTACAGACCGGTCACAATTGAAATTTTACGCGACAGTGTAAAAATCGAGGATAAATGGCATTACAATTACGGCATCCTTACGCAAGGAACATTGAGTTCATTAGAGAAAAAAGGATTTTCTACAGACAACACACTTGCAAAAAAACTAAGAATCACGATAGAAAATAATAACAACCAACCCTTAGATATTCAAGGAGTCGAAGTTAAAAACGCTATTTATTTCCTGATTGCCCGTTTTACGGAAAAAGGAAATTACAGCTTGTTTTACGGGAATAAAAAAGCGGAAAAGCCGCAATATGATATTGAAAATTTTGAAGAAAACATTCCAAAAAATCCATCTGTAATTACAGTTTCAAAAGAAGAACGAAATCCGGAATTTAAAACCGAAACAAAATCTCCCTTATTTGAAAATAAAATCTGGCTTTGGGTCTTGATGGGAATTATTATTGTGGCCCTGGCGTTTTATTCTCTTAAAATGCTCCGGGAATAA
- a CDS encoding transglycosylase domain-containing protein, with translation MKSRKQKAILAAKIVGVLFVLSIGTFFIFRNSILQKAIAKVSDKMEHDYDSNFSIKKASFQGFSGISLENVLLVPKHADTLLNVESIQTNINFWKLLTGDVQLGTLHVKNGFVKLVKDENGRNFDAFLKRKSNEDTTNIETNYAKRAYRLLNQALNLVPTDMNLENVSLRMDDMGRKVNLDLKKLRLKDKQLETSIGVTADNFQQHWKIKGFADPRRKKTDLRFFNLDTGKIRIPYIDERFNMKAGFDSIRLNVSNIEMDGGELHIDGFTSIVNFTVNHPKIANKDVVIKQAKFDYNLLFGEDFVAVDSTSSVTLNKMKFSPYVFYQKTKEDKNQIYALKVKIPKMKAQDFIVSLPEGLFTNFEGMEAEGNFSYDLDFLYNKNKPGELVFDSKLNKENLKITKYGEANLSKLNGNFAYRAIINGVRQRQIEVGMSNPNYTPLDQISPYIRKAVLTSEDPSFFSHRGFINEAFKQSIIKNIKTKRFSRGASTISMQLIKNVFLTREKTLSRKLEEILLVYILENNRIASKERMLEVYFNIIEWGPNVYGIGEAAYFYFGKHPSQLNLNESLFLASIVPRPRGFMWQFDNQGKLKSFAEKRNEYMTNLMIRRGLLTQDDTLQKHFPVEITGPARSFLRIKAPDSTAVDTIAIDEEFDF, from the coding sequence ATGAAATCCAGAAAACAAAAAGCAATCCTGGCCGCAAAAATAGTCGGCGTGCTTTTTGTGCTTTCCATAGGCACATTTTTTATTTTCAGAAATTCCATATTGCAAAAGGCAATTGCTAAGGTTTCTGATAAGATGGAACACGATTACGACAGTAATTTTTCTATAAAAAAAGCCTCATTTCAGGGTTTTTCGGGAATTTCCTTAGAAAATGTCCTGCTGGTTCCAAAACATGCCGACACACTTCTTAATGTGGAAAGTATACAGACCAATATCAATTTCTGGAAATTGCTTACTGGTGATGTACAATTAGGAACACTTCATGTCAAAAACGGATTTGTAAAACTGGTAAAAGACGAAAACGGACGCAACTTCGATGCGTTTTTAAAAAGAAAATCCAACGAAGACACTACCAATATTGAAACCAATTACGCCAAAAGAGCTTACCGCCTTCTGAACCAGGCTTTAAATCTGGTTCCAACCGACATGAATCTGGAAAACGTTTCGCTCCGGATGGACGATATGGGAAGAAAAGTAAATCTGGACTTGAAAAAGCTCCGACTGAAAGACAAACAACTTGAAACTTCCATTGGCGTTACGGCAGATAACTTTCAGCAGCATTGGAAAATAAAAGGTTTTGCCGACCCAAGGCGTAAAAAAACAGACCTTCGCTTCTTTAATCTTGATACCGGAAAAATCCGCATTCCCTATATTGATGAGCGGTTTAACATGAAAGCCGGGTTTGATTCCATCCGACTGAATGTTTCAAACATTGAAATGGATGGTGGCGAGCTGCATATAGACGGTTTTACTTCTATTGTAAACTTCACCGTGAACCATCCGAAAATCGCCAACAAAGATGTGGTCATAAAACAGGCAAAATTCGATTATAACCTGCTCTTTGGTGAAGATTTTGTAGCAGTAGACAGCACTTCATCAGTTACTTTAAACAAGATGAAGTTTTCTCCTTATGTATTCTATCAGAAAACCAAAGAAGATAAAAATCAGATTTATGCGCTAAAGGTCAAGATTCCGAAAATGAAAGCACAGGACTTTATTGTTTCGCTTCCGGAAGGACTCTTTACCAATTTTGAAGGCATGGAAGCAGAAGGAAACTTTAGCTATGACCTGGACTTCCTTTACAATAAAAACAAGCCTGGTGAATTGGTTTTTGACAGCAAACTGAATAAGGAAAACCTAAAAATCACCAAATATGGCGAGGCCAACCTCAGCAAACTCAACGGTAACTTTGCCTACAGGGCCATCATAAATGGCGTTCGCCAAAGACAGATAGAAGTTGGGATGTCAAATCCGAATTATACACCTTTAGACCAGATTTCACCATACATCCGCAAAGCGGTACTGACTTCTGAAGACCCGTCTTTCTTCTCACATCGCGGTTTTATCAATGAGGCTTTCAAGCAGTCTATCATCAAAAATATCAAAACCAAACGTTTTTCGCGCGGGGCCAGTACTATCAGCATGCAATTAATCAAGAATGTTTTCCTTACAAGAGAAAAAACACTTTCGCGCAAGCTTGAAGAAATTCTTCTGGTTTATATCCTGGAAAATAACAGAATCGCCAGTAAGGAAAGAATGCTGGAAGTTTATTTCAATATTATAGAATGGGGACCTAATGTTTACGGAATTGGAGAAGCAGCCTATTTCTATTTTGGAAAACATCCGTCACAGCTAAACCTGAACGAATCTTTGTTTTTGGCCAGTATCGTTCCAAGACCACGGGGTTTTATGTGGCAGTTTGACAATCAGGGGAAATTAAAATCTTTTGCCGAAAAGCGAAACGAATACATGACCAACCTGATGATTCGACGTGGTTTGCTTACTCAGGACGATACATTACAGAAACATTTTCCTGTAGAAATTACAGGCCCTGCCCGTTCCTTCTTACGAATAAAAGCTCCGGATTCTACTGCGGTAGATACAATTGCGATTGATGAGGAGTTTGATTTTTAG
- a CDS encoding LytR/AlgR family response regulator transcription factor has product MLQKIRSVIVEDETAAREVLKNYVQKYCPQIEIIGEAQNFKEAVPLLHELKPQLVFLDVEMPFGNAFDVLEACKDLQFETIFVTAFSEYSLKALNQSAAYYLLKPISIEELITAVNKVQQHLLNHEIFNRNRIIVENFRETKPEKQQVILPTLEGFEVVKMEEIVRLRGNGNFTDLYLADGQKKMVCRFLKHFTEILPFPFVRVHKSHIINVNSVKSYHKGAGGYVTLTDGSEIEISPSYKEEFLKVFK; this is encoded by the coding sequence ATGTTGCAAAAAATACGAAGTGTTATAGTAGAAGATGAAACGGCAGCCCGTGAGGTCTTAAAAAATTATGTGCAGAAATATTGTCCGCAGATAGAAATTATAGGCGAAGCACAGAATTTTAAGGAAGCGGTTCCATTGCTTCATGAGCTGAAGCCGCAACTGGTTTTTCTGGATGTGGAAATGCCTTTTGGAAATGCTTTTGATGTTTTGGAAGCCTGTAAGGACCTGCAATTTGAAACAATTTTTGTAACGGCTTTTTCAGAATACTCGCTTAAAGCATTAAATCAGAGTGCAGCGTATTATTTGCTAAAACCAATCAGCATTGAAGAACTCATTACGGCGGTAAACAAAGTACAGCAGCATCTACTGAACCACGAGATTTTTAACAGGAACAGAATTATTGTGGAAAATTTCAGAGAAACGAAGCCGGAAAAACAACAAGTCATTCTTCCTACTTTAGAAGGTTTTGAAGTCGTAAAGATGGAAGAAATCGTCAGGCTTAGGGGAAATGGAAATTTTACAGACCTTTATCTGGCCGACGGGCAGAAAAAAATGGTCTGCCGGTTTTTAAAGCATTTTACTGAAATTCTTCCTTTTCCGTTTGTACGCGTCCATAAGTCGCATATTATCAATGTCAACTCCGTAAAGTCTTACCATAAAGGAGCAGGTGGTTATGTAACGCTGACAGATGGTTCAGAAATAGAAATTTCTCCGAGTTATAAAGAAGAATTTTTGAAAGTATTTAAATAA
- a CDS encoding tetratricopeptide repeat-containing sensor histidine kinase codes for MMKTKWTFFFFLLLFGMKTVMAQDTIKKKSKQSQKEYNLNQAAAELKKSLSEDENDLQTAQKYEALAKQLSAKGQYAKAEEYLKKARDIYAKRNKKKEAAITNRGIAKVQESQNKTQDAIVSYEMASQTATDKVAEKINYNDAERLKNSAPEQKKDYISSNIQILEKEGEKEEVADAYQQMAKANIDRNDAKAAVENYKKALENVKHKPEEAIKIKNEIAKVYASENEFDKAIEINKKLINEAKEKNDSETQIVQMQELAAIYFKQQEAEKGISVLKKAYELAIQNGKTILAKNSLDQLISEYNAKGNGEKSIELYENFFENFESLIKSDNSLVDSKVFQVTEDRIKHLEKERALKDELISKKNTFNYFLLGSVVLMVLLFVFIVKALYSIKTKNKKIALQSLRREMNPHFIFNSLNSVNQFISENKELEANKYLTSYSNLMRNMMENSNKDFVTLNNEVEQLKKYLDLEHLRFNEKFDYEITIDDALDGDAVLVPNMLLQPHLENAIWHGLRYKEGKGFLKLDFKLKNNMVKVIVDDNGIGLTKSRELKTTNQKVHESRGMTNTRERISLLNELYKKNISLKISEKKNPETGTRIEISFPLIDRI; via the coding sequence ATGATGAAAACAAAATGGACCTTCTTCTTTTTTCTTTTGCTGTTCGGTATGAAAACCGTTATGGCACAGGACACTATTAAGAAAAAAAGTAAGCAGAGTCAGAAAGAGTATAATTTGAATCAGGCAGCGGCCGAATTAAAAAAATCATTGTCAGAAGATGAAAATGATTTACAGACTGCCCAAAAATATGAAGCACTGGCGAAACAGCTTTCGGCAAAAGGACAGTATGCGAAAGCAGAAGAATACTTGAAGAAAGCCCGTGACATCTATGCAAAGCGGAACAAGAAAAAAGAGGCTGCCATTACGAATCGTGGGATTGCTAAAGTACAGGAGTCACAAAATAAAACACAGGATGCCATTGTGAGTTATGAAATGGCGAGCCAGACTGCAACGGATAAGGTTGCGGAAAAAATTAATTATAATGATGCGGAGCGTTTGAAAAACAGCGCACCGGAACAAAAGAAGGATTATATTTCTTCTAATATTCAAATTCTGGAAAAAGAAGGCGAAAAAGAAGAAGTGGCAGATGCCTATCAGCAAATGGCAAAGGCAAATATTGATAGGAATGATGCTAAAGCGGCGGTTGAAAATTATAAAAAGGCATTGGAAAATGTAAAGCACAAACCGGAAGAAGCCATTAAGATTAAAAACGAAATAGCAAAAGTTTATGCTTCAGAAAATGAGTTTGACAAGGCTATCGAGATTAATAAAAAGCTGATTAACGAAGCCAAAGAAAAAAATGATTCCGAAACCCAGATTGTGCAAATGCAGGAATTGGCTGCAATTTATTTTAAGCAACAGGAGGCAGAAAAAGGAATCTCTGTTTTGAAAAAGGCCTATGAACTTGCCATACAAAACGGAAAGACGATTTTGGCAAAAAATAGCTTAGACCAGCTTATCAGCGAATATAATGCGAAAGGCAACGGCGAAAAAAGCATTGAACTGTATGAAAATTTCTTTGAGAATTTTGAAAGTCTTATCAAGTCTGATAATTCTCTGGTTGACTCAAAAGTCTTTCAGGTAACGGAAGACCGAATCAAACATTTGGAAAAAGAGCGTGCCTTAAAAGACGAACTGATTAGCAAAAAAAACACGTTTAATTATTTTCTTTTAGGTTCTGTCGTATTGATGGTACTGCTTTTTGTTTTTATTGTCAAAGCATTGTATTCGATTAAAACCAAGAACAAAAAAATTGCCCTACAGTCGTTGAGAAGAGAAATGAATCCACATTTCATCTTTAACAGCCTGAATTCTGTGAACCAGTTCATTTCAGAAAATAAAGAACTGGAGGCTAATAAATACCTAACTTCCTATTCGAACCTGATGCGAAACATGATGGAAAATTCCAACAAAGATTTTGTTACGTTGAATAATGAAGTAGAGCAGCTCAAAAAATACCTGGATTTGGAACATCTGCGTTTTAATGAAAAATTTGACTACGAAATAACCATAGATGACGCTTTGGATGGTGATGCCGTTTTAGTTCCAAATATGCTTTTGCAACCGCATCTTGAAAATGCAATCTGGCATGGGCTCCGTTACAAAGAAGGCAAAGGATTTTTGAAATTGGATTTCAAGCTTAAAAACAATATGGTAAAGGTAATTGTTGACGATAACGGAATAGGGCTCACCAAAAGCAGGGAATTGAAAACTACCAATCAAAAAGTACATGAATCACGTGGAATGACCAATACGCGCGAAAGGATTAGCCTTTTGAACGAGCTTTATAAAAAGAATATTTCTCTGAAGATTTCAGAAAAAAAAAACCCCGAAACGGGCACGCGAATTGAAATTAGTTTTCCATTAATTGACCGGATTTGA
- a CDS encoding VWA domain-containing protein — protein MKTKIIFASLLLGTTFCFGSCDFFKKEPKENPNPENNPGPELALNTTTADDNTKIQVALLLDTSNSMDGLIDQAKSRLWNIVNTLTTLKYEGKNPKIEIALYEYGNDGLSATSNYIRQVAPLTTDLDLISEKLFSLRTNGGSEYCGAVIQDATKQLSWGKDKTNMKLLYIAGNEPFNQGSINYKEAISDALKNDIYVNTIFCGSAIEGIDTFWKDGADKGQGKYFNINSDEKVRYIVTPYDERISKCNERLNSTYMGYGAQGYEKKAMQAAQDKNAESVSSSNYAERAVSKSKAVYKNESWDLVDRVKEDKSALQKIKKEELPKELQNKSPQEIKAIVDQKTQEREAIQKEMAQLAKQRQDYIDTENKKGKKQDDLGNAIASSILGFAKIKGYTAEK, from the coding sequence ATGAAAACGAAAATCATTTTTGCTTCCTTATTATTAGGCACAACCTTCTGCTTTGGCAGTTGCGATTTCTTCAAAAAAGAACCGAAAGAAAATCCCAATCCGGAAAACAATCCGGGTCCTGAACTGGCTCTGAATACAACTACTGCTGATGATAATACAAAAATCCAGGTAGCCTTGTTATTAGACACCTCCAACAGCATGGACGGACTGATTGACCAGGCAAAATCAAGGCTTTGGAATATTGTAAACACCTTGACAACCTTAAAATATGAAGGAAAAAATCCGAAAATAGAAATTGCACTCTATGAATATGGAAACGACGGCTTGTCCGCCACCTCAAATTATATCCGCCAGGTAGCACCGCTCACAACTGATTTGGACCTCATTTCTGAAAAGTTATTTTCACTTCGAACCAACGGAGGCTCGGAATATTGTGGTGCCGTAATCCAGGACGCTACAAAACAACTTTCCTGGGGAAAAGACAAAACGAATATGAAATTGCTATATATTGCAGGAAACGAACCTTTCAACCAGGGAAGCATCAACTATAAAGAAGCTATAAGCGATGCTTTGAAAAACGACATTTATGTCAATACGATTTTTTGTGGCAGTGCTATCGAAGGTATTGATACTTTCTGGAAAGATGGCGCGGACAAAGGTCAGGGAAAATACTTCAACATCAACTCGGATGAAAAAGTACGCTATATCGTGACACCTTATGATGAAAGAATCAGCAAATGCAATGAAAGACTGAATTCCACTTATATGGGTTACGGAGCGCAAGGTTATGAGAAGAAAGCCATGCAGGCAGCACAGGACAAGAATGCAGAATCTGTTTCTTCTTCCAACTATGCAGAACGTGCCGTGAGCAAATCAAAAGCCGTGTATAAAAACGAATCCTGGGATTTGGTTGACCGTGTAAAAGAAGACAAATCGGCTTTGCAAAAAATCAAAAAAGAAGAACTTCCTAAAGAACTGCAGAATAAATCTCCACAGGAAATCAAAGCGATTGTAGACCAAAAAACACAGGAAAGAGAAGCGATACAAAAAGAAATGGCACAGTTGGCAAAACAGCGTCAGGACTATATTGATACCGAAAATAAAAAAGGCAAAAAACAGGATGATTTAGGAAATGCTATTGCGTCGTCCATTTTAGGCTTTGCAAAAATTAAAGGCTATACGGCTGAAAAGTAG
- a CDS encoding DUF4139 domain-containing protein, whose product MKKFLILFLFFQATLYAQKPVFTTAKVKAATVYFNAAEISQTASVNLPAGTHEIVVKNVANWVNENSIQIGTSPTLTVLSVQFTDNYISEYEVDTNSPSVKKVKDSILIVQKEIAKLANSRISEGKTIELLDKNQQVSGQNSGLNVTELMKMVEYYKTKRAELSNNINALTEKEQKLAEVLKKLNDRLEVNNKNEEKISSGKLILQVMNEVAGNVPLEISYLTNSATWAPFYDLRANSIASPIDMMYKAQVTQSTGIDWKNVKLTLSSGLPNQNNQAPLLQAWFLRYGYVQDYRQNAAPINELQEVVVQGITTKKDKVMIRGSVSNFTAITENQLNISFDIDIPYDILSNGKKHSVALKEIKLPATYKYYAAPTADKEAFLLAEISDYSKYNLLKGEANIIFEGMYVGKTFVDPNQTSDTLNLSMGRDKKISIKREKVVDKSGTKFLSANKVQTFTFETTVRNNKKEAIQLTLKDQYPLSTDKEIEIELKQSDNAKVNAETGILTWDLNLKPNETRKIRISYTVKYPKNKIIDNL is encoded by the coding sequence ATGAAAAAGTTTCTTATACTATTCTTGTTCTTTCAGGCAACCCTATATGCCCAAAAACCTGTTTTTACGACAGCAAAAGTTAAAGCGGCAACTGTTTATTTCAATGCGGCAGAAATTTCACAAACGGCCAGTGTAAACCTTCCGGCAGGAACTCACGAAATTGTAGTCAAAAATGTAGCCAACTGGGTCAACGAAAATTCAATACAAATTGGGACATCACCTACATTAACTGTACTGTCTGTACAATTCACAGACAATTATATTTCTGAATATGAGGTTGACACCAATTCTCCTTCGGTAAAAAAAGTGAAAGACAGTATTCTTATTGTCCAGAAAGAAATTGCTAAACTTGCCAATTCCAGAATTTCTGAAGGAAAAACCATCGAACTGTTGGATAAAAACCAACAGGTTTCCGGACAAAACTCTGGATTGAATGTGACTGAATTGATGAAAATGGTAGAGTACTACAAGACAAAAAGGGCAGAATTAAGCAACAATATAAATGCCTTGACTGAAAAAGAACAGAAACTCGCCGAGGTGCTTAAAAAATTAAATGACAGATTGGAAGTCAACAACAAAAACGAAGAAAAAATCTCGTCCGGAAAATTAATCCTTCAGGTTATGAATGAAGTGGCCGGAAATGTGCCATTAGAAATTTCGTATCTGACCAACAGTGCAACCTGGGCTCCGTTCTATGATTTGAGAGCCAACAGCATAGCCTCGCCAATAGACATGATGTATAAGGCACAAGTCACACAAAGCACCGGAATTGACTGGAAAAATGTGAAACTGACTTTGTCCTCCGGTCTTCCTAACCAAAATAATCAGGCTCCATTGCTACAGGCCTGGTTTTTAAGATACGGATATGTACAGGATTATAGACAAAATGCTGCTCCAATCAATGAATTGCAGGAGGTGGTGGTTCAGGGCATCACTACCAAAAAAGACAAAGTGATGATTAGAGGTTCCGTTTCCAACTTTACCGCTATCACAGAAAACCAATTGAACATTTCCTTTGATATTGATATTCCGTATGATATTTTGTCTAACGGCAAAAAACACAGTGTTGCTTTAAAAGAAATAAAACTGCCTGCTACTTATAAATATTATGCCGCACCAACAGCCGACAAGGAAGCATTTCTTCTGGCGGAAATCAGTGACTATTCTAAATACAACCTGCTAAAAGGCGAAGCCAATATTATTTTTGAAGGAATGTATGTAGGCAAAACGTTTGTAGACCCGAACCAGACTTCGGACACCCTGAACCTGAGCATGGGAAGAGATAAGAAAATTTCAATCAAACGAGAAAAGGTAGTGGACAAATCGGGCACAAAGTTCCTGTCAGCCAACAAAGTGCAGACATTTACTTTTGAAACCACTGTACGAAACAACAAAAAAGAGGCTATACAGCTAACACTCAAAGACCAATATCCGTTGAGTACCGATAAAGAAATTGAAATCGAACTGAAGCAAAGCGACAATGCAAAAGTCAATGCCGAAACAGGAATCCTGACCTGGGATTTGAATCTGAAACCAAATGAAACCAGGAAAATACGTATTAGTTATACGGTCAAATATCCAAAAAATAAGATTATTGACAATCTTTAA